In the genome of Macrobrachium rosenbergii isolate ZJJX-2024 chromosome 44, ASM4041242v1, whole genome shotgun sequence, the window AAACAGAAACATCGCAGCATGTTCCTACGAGCGACAGTTAATCGTAAGAGATACAAAACATCATGATCGAAATAATGCTGGAATTAAAGAATAATACTATTACTGATTCGCCGAAGAAGTCGGTTCTGATATGACTTGCAATTCTGTATTATGAATATTAACAAAAAGTTTGAATAGCAGTATCTTCCTTGTTTTGTTATGTATGTTGACCAGTAATTTGTCAAACTATTTCAccttcttttttaatgttttcttactTTCCTCACTTGAATAACCATAACTTCTCTTTCGATAATGTTTTTATATAGCATCAGATTTCCACAAGATTTTGAATGCGCTACAAAGCCTTTAGTTTCAttcgttatataaaaaaatcattaagtaaaattgtttttCCTGATAAACTCAGACAGGAACTCGGATTTTCAAGCAATAGAAGTCATTCGCAGAGGGTGTTGAAGAAAGACCTAAAATATGTTAGTAGTCTTCTTAAGGATACTCGgttttttctcaaaatgttttcCTCTCTTTCGTTAAATGGAATGAGTTACAGAATAAGGTTGTACAGACacaaaagcaagaaagaaaggaagaaggaaagaaagttaaTATACTAATTTGCAACGCATAAAATTAGAAGATTCATTTACCTTATTTAACATCTCGTCCACCCTTCTTGCTTGCAGAAGCGCGGCCTTGAAGCTCTCCTGCGTTATTGCATTCAGGACCGGATTGACGTCGCTGACCCTGGTTATGTACGCACGCACTACCTCCACGCTGCTcatcttcaaaaagaaaaaatgagtatGGGTTTTCCTTTTGAAGGGTAAGCTAACACAAATTTACAATAAACATGTAACAGTTCTATAATAAGCGAAATCTCACGAAAATTTAATGAGATAGTTCAGAATTAACTCTGTGATAGTCTACTCCTGGAAAAGGAAGTTTTTTCATGTCATTTAAGTTTATAATTACTATTCTCGAACgatttattgatattattgtttAACGTATTAATAACAAGGGCATTTTTTCACGTGAGAATAAGCCAATGGACAGTAAGTAACATACTTCATGGCATGTTACATACGACAGAATATTTTATCTCCTTGATGCATCGTGTCTCTCATGACCTTGGCCATGCATGAACTTTCAGCCCATTCTACCTCGGCTGCTGTTCTCTACTCCTGTCTCTCTCCTTGTTTCTTCCATAGCATAAGAAGCACCCATTATCTACATAAGCTTTTCCTACATTGGTGTGATCATACCCCTTTCCTTAGAAGTATCTGATAAGCAGACAGTTACCTATAGCAGACTTCTCCTCAAATCAACTTTTTATGAGCCCCACCCTCTTTATTCTCCAGTCAATCCAGTCGAATAGGCTGACAAGACAGCAACTCCTCAGGGATCGAATGCATCTGCATCAACATATGGCCAATCAAAAATCAGCACACCAGTTCACATGTAACCCACGTCTGTTATAAGTACCCGGATGCCGTATTTCAATCCCCTTTGTAACTCTCAGTGGATGACCACCAGAGCGTGAGTCGAAACGCCGTTGGAAATAAAACTGTTACATCAGAAAATTTTTACATGACCTGAGGAAACCTAATATACCATCTATACGCTGATGAGGTTATAGGACTTTAAGAACCGAATCTATACgaattcactaataataataataataataataataataataataataataataataataataataataataataataataatgaagtataaACTATAGTGAAGTACATGGAAACTGAGAAAGACTAATATAGAATACGAAAAATAAGTAATTCTTGATTATACAGCTCTCTGAAACTGCTATCTATTTGCATCACGGATTTCCTGCTATGTCTGAAAGCACCAGATTATAACATCACAAAGTTTCCTTACTGGTTTGTTCATATAAtgcgaacattttttttcttacttattattCTCGAGGTATTTGACTGTCCATGTTACTTCCATTGCGttactcaaaaaatattttattcaagagAAGAATGTTCCTGCATTAATGACTGATGGCAATACATTTGCGTTGGTAAGCCATCCATTCATATACATCTATGCAAACGATTTTATTGATCTTCGTAAGTAAAAACTGCATTGTGAACACTGAATGGTTAGAGTGAAGTGGAATTATGGCGATTCGTGTGAAAGGAGGTGCAAAGAATTAGGCGATAAATTTATAATGCAATTTCAAAGTGAGGTACTGTTTACCACACTTCATACATTCTACAATGACTATGTAGAGAATATGATCATCTTTTTAAGTGATTCTATTACTACCATGAGGCTATGATAAATTACCTTTCCTTCCCTGATATATCTCGCCAAGTCAACAGCAGAATGCATCAGCGTCGGGTTGAAGACAGGCGGAAGCGGAGTCTTTCTCCTCCATCCTTTGAGGACGAAGAACAAAAGGGTCACTGCATAGTCCCACAGGCGTCTCGCGAGCCTCAGAAACGGTCGGAGAAGAAACATGACGATTCCATCTTCCAACACCATTTTGGCTGACGAGAAGGAAAAATCACGGCTAAAATTTCATGGAAGATTAAGTGGAATTTTGGCATTAATGTTATGGCAAATCGGGTATGCTTATGCATTTTGGTTAGCGAATGTTAGAAgagttaattattcttatttaaccAGGCTTCACAAAGAACAAGAATGAACTACTGTTAAGTAtaatctgtagaaaattatactTATGCATAGACATCTCTTCCTGCAATGGTTTTTTTAACAggtattaacaaaacaaaaaaaatataagtttgttTCAATGATATTTCAGGGGATGAAAAATTTAAGGCCTGCAAGAGAGAAAGACGGGGTGAACCTGCTCTGTTACAAACccactgtacttttttttttttttttttttttttttttaactcagcgAATTACGTTAATGGTAATTAAACAACTATCAGACTCAgagttaaaaagagaaaagatggtTAGGATTCACTTCCTGCTTGTTGTTCAGTTGCCTTTTAACTACACATTGTGGACTTTACTTGCTAAAGCTCAGTGCTGCTTGGATTGTAATGAATGTTGGTAATATGCTAATCATTAGATTAACCATCAGAATTGACATTTCTTAGGTTCCTAATACATCACACTGTATCATAATTGTAGATGTAATGttatcattacaaaaaataatattattctccAAAAGTATTATTGATAAAGTTCTGGGAGCAATTTTCCATGTGAGCTACATGTCcgcaaaaggaacaaaaacaagaaatttctTCCCCACGGCATGTAACTAATTTTCTGTTGAAAGGGCACAGTGTTATCTTACATGCATGTGTTTTGTTAAGTATACAAAACCATGCAATCGCAAGTATAGGCCGTGTAGGGAAATTGAAACgaattcaaaatgaatgaaaggtcaTTCCTAGATTGCAACAAATCCCCTTCTAGGGGATAAAAATGATGTACAGGTAATGTTAAAAATGGCTGTGATTTCAGAAAGATGTCAAAGTGCACACTGATAGACGAAAAATTCAAGAACATTAATTTAATCCGCTGATAAGATGCTGATAAAGATTCCTCATCTTTCATCGACTATAGAAGACGGGAAATCTCCCTTGACACATAAATCCGCCTCATCTGTTACTAGGcagttttttttgaagaaatttcCCCGAGGGCTTTCACATAACTACAAAGGCAAAAGCCTTTGTTTAAATAGATTTAGGCTCAAAGAGAGTTAGGCTCAGTAATcgaacattttacttatatttagatGTCTAGGGAAAAGTACTTGCCAATATTGCAGACGCCAATCAGTGATTATTAAGACCCTGAATAAGTGTCTCCAAaatgattattgttgttattgcaccttttaaagttctctctctttctctctctctctctctctctctctctctctctctctctctctctctctctctctgaattctcgCCAAGACTACATTACATTGTACTCACCACTTCCAGGagtttgttctttaaaaaatggCTGACGTCTATATGCCCACTGGTCGGAGTTGTGATGCTATGCCTTTCACATCTTAAGCGCCTGACTAATCGACTGTTTGGCCTGGTGCTCTTTAGCCTCTAAACTTATTCTATCTTATCTTATAAGATAACAAAGTATACGAAGAATCTCTACGGAAGATGAGCAATATTCGGTACGCTCAGGGTGGACCCCCCACCGTTTTACGAAGGTCCTAAAGTACTTCTTTCATAAAATgttataatttcatcatcattgccACTGGCCGTGCCTTTTCTTGCTTCAAAATCTCTCTTAGATTCCATTAATCACATACTTAAGAAATATCAAGTCAAGGAGTTCCATATTTCTTCTGAAAAACAGTATCGTAATTCCTCTTCTTGTGTCTGTGTTCAGAATATCATACTTTTAGAAAGTCTAGACACTTTAGAGAAAACTGATGAATTCATTGATacgtttttccttatttaataatAACCAAATGACACGTGAAATAATATAACGTTAGTTGCGTAATTTGAAGAGATAACATATATCTAGAAAGTTGAGTCAGCTCAGCAAAAGATGATAGgttcattgttactttttttttttttttacctgataaaGGTTTAAATGTCACTTGAAACAAGGTAATGAATATACGCAAATATACTGGGGCACCACAAGGCTCTCGTATAATTTCTTTCATACTGCATCCATTTCTTCCATCATTATGGATCATGGCTGCAGGTTTCTAAATCCTTTGTTCGATACGAAATCCAACCTTTATCCATTACTGCTCAGAGGAATTTGTTGGTTGTTTAAGAGGGAATTTATAACTATAGACAATCTCTAGTTCATCCAGCTACAGGGACTTGAAAATGTTAAATGAGGGTGACTCTCTAGGTTTGGGAAAGTGGTGAAATTCTTTTTGTCATCGAAATCCATTATTTTTTCTACGCATTTCTTTAACAAAGAAATCCCTTCATTGTTTCTCAGTAAATCTCCAAAGTTCTTGGTTAAAGTTTTGCGTTTATCCCTTTTTTCAGTCACAACAATTTCTTTTAGGTTTAGCGTTCTcttcttccagtatattttggaTATGCCAATTAGTATGATTCTTGTCAATCTATAAATTTAGGTCTTTCTTGTCACAAccgatttttcaaaaataatgtataattttttccttatttttgctgTGTTGTTTTATATTCGAGTTTTTCTTTACCAGACTTTACTTCTCTTTATTTTAAGTCCATGAAACCTTGATTAGGATCCCATTTTAATACAAATACCTTTGAGCAATGCGGATCtggatgacaaaaataaaacaacgattggtaattttgttcagtttatttacaaagtacaaaAGATATGTTTTATCACATAAGCGCAAAAGGACAACTACGTAATcaaatacacatttacatatgtaaataaataagtaataagtgTAGATTATGAGTAAAGTCAGCTGAAAAAATTAGCATGACGTCACTCTTTAGCCCAGTTGGCAATGAGTTGACAGAAACATCAAGTCTTGAACTCCACTCCCAAACAAAAGTTTGGAGAAAATACAGAGGTGAATTGTAGGTATGAGTTACAGGAGATACATTACTGTGTGCTGGAAAGTatgcaaaggcagtatgaagtcGACTGAAATATGACAATGAATATTGCCCGAAAAGTAAATTGAGAATGATTGCActgtaaaaatcagaaaatgattaGATGGTAATGAAGAGAACTTGAAAttagtgaatgaataaaaaaaagattgtaaaatgtttatttttagaaatattagaTATCATAACATCACTTAAGAATGGTTATATTCTGAATGGTGAAATATTGACCAAATTATAGTAGGACATTATTTTTCGTTCTAGTATGCAGATGgctgaaaagaaacaaagttgATGAGAGACATCAcattaatttttagtgtttttagaTCCCGTAAACATAATGTTGCCTAACAAAACcagatataaatatctatctatctatccatctatccatctagatatatatatctatctatatatatatatatatacctgtatatatatatatatatatatatatatatatatatatatatatatatattttggatatcaACGTCATCAATTCATTGCTTGGTGTCATCTTAACAAGATAATGCATTACAACATCATCCTGCAGATATGAAAAGTAGACTTCTGGCAAAAACTAGCATTTTCTTTCAGTGCGAGCAGTTCAGTGTAAATTTGTGGTTGCATCAAATCCCCTATTTATTCAAATTTAGTCTCTTACCTTCCGTCGTTGTAGAATCATCGGTAGATGTCACTGTTGTAGAGGACTGGGAAGCTGAGGTGGTTGTTAGTTCTATTATATTTATGTCTGTTGATGTTATGGTTGATGAGGCGGGTGAAGTTTGGGTGGTGCTTAGTTCTGCTGGAAATGTATCTATTGTTGTCTGCTCTCCTGTTTGTGAAGTTAACACAGTTTCAGctgttgtttgtgttgctgtCGTGTCATCTACTAACTGATTAGGCATTTCAGTTAATTCCGAAGAGGCTGAGACTAGCAGGGATGTTGCTGGAGGATTTGAGAGTAACGTTGTAGCATTTGTTTCTAACTGTGCCGTAAGAAAAGTTGACTCAGTAGCAGTAGAGTTTTCTGAGACAGTAGCTTGTTCTATTAGTAGTTCTCCTACCAGTGGTGTGGATGTTGGCACGGTTAAATCTGGGACCGTGGATGTTGATGTACTGTTCTGTGATTCAGTAGAGGGAAATGGGACAGTCGTTGAAGATGACAGAGTTGAGACAATTGTCTGATTTATTGATTGTGTGGGTGAGAAACTGTGTCTGTAGCTGCTGTTTCTGTGGGTGTAGTTGTGGAAGTTAAGCTCTCAAGAATTGTAGTTGACTGGTTTGTAATAGTCTCATATTGCATTGTGGATGTAGAAGTTATAGATGATATAGCATAAGTAGTAGTGACTGATTCGGTAGTATTACTGGCTAGTGGTTCTGTGGTGTCAGTTGAAGCATTACTGGTTGAGGTGGACTGAGCTGTTGATGTGCTGTTTAATGTATACGTCATAAGACCTTCAGGAACTGATGTGGTGAAGAGGTCAGTTGTAAAGTTAGGTGTTGTAGACGGTACTGTGCTAGTTATACTAGGTGATGAGGACATTGTACTTGTTGACATTGAGGTTTCTGTGTTGGTAGATTCTGAAACTGAAGCTGTAGATGTTGAAGGAGATGCAACGGTGGTTAATGATTCTGAAGTAAAATTATCTAAAGGTGGTACACTAgttaatgatgatgacaatgtgGTGGTAATATTTTCGATGGTGGTAGTTGTAGTAGGGGTTAAATGTTCTGTGGTAGCTGAGTCTGTTGTGGTAAGACTGGTTGATGAGGATGTGAGTGGTGATGAGTCGGTAAAGGTTTCTGAAGTGTTGGTAACAGTGGTAGTGGGGGGTACTGTGGTAGTTGTATCTGAGGGTTGAATGTCAAAAAGGCCTGGTGATGGCGTAGTTGTTGTTAATGAAAAAGCAGTGGTGGATGTTGTTGGTGATGCAGTTGTAGTTGATTCTGTACTACTTTTGCACTGATCATCTGGCGGTGGTGTCCTGGCCATATCAGCTGCAAAAACAAAAAGTGAGATGAGCACTATGTCACATATTTTCTCTTCGCTCCCTCATACTTTTGTATAACAAAACTGACTTACTTGGAAACCTTTACTCCATTTCCAAGAGTTTTTCACTCCCCTTTTATATGGATGAATCTTGCTCTAATTTGTTATCTTACGAGTCGTTCACGTTACCAAGGGCTTAGACTACGCTGGTTTGAATCACTGAGTGATGGTTTTTTCgtatatgaaattgtaactttgTTTCTATTCACCTTTAAGGTATCTtgttaatattgaaatttatttcgtGCTTCCAAATATATGACAAATTCAAACAGGAAACTGTCGAAGAACCTAATAAATTTTGGTAGGTTATCTCACTGTGAATGGAAATAAAACTGAGTGACGGAGCCTTAGCATGATAATAGATTATAGCCTGGGACTATAAATAACGGCATGGGGTTAGTGAGTTATGCTGAAGATTTGGAAACGTGTAAAGCAAGTTGGGTAAACAGTGGGAATTGACaagataattagaaaataatgttaattattgCATGCATGATAGTGTTCGTATGAATGAATTCTGTGGTACTAGATCCTTGCAGCCGAACTGGGCTACAGGTGACTGTCAGGTTCCTAATGTGTTAATGCTTGTATAGAAAAATATCATCAGAATATTAACAGGGCGTCCTTGCCTCTCGATCAGAACTGATTAAGTgccaaattgattaaaaaaaatttcgctGAACAAGATCTTCAAATATCTTATACAGCCTTTTAGAATATGTGTTTACttctaaaatgtcatttttattatgaatgagCAGATGTAAACCATTTTTGGGTAATTTCAGAAGGTACGAAGaagcttccataaaaaaaaaaaaacattaagtacCAGTTACTGGGCTGCGAGATATAAGAGCTTTTGCTTAGAATATGGAACGaatggaaacaaaatgaaacaggaaaaataagatCACGCTCTACTTATTAAACAAAACTGTAACATTTCTAACGAATCAATATGAATTTGGCAATAAACGGAATAACCAGTTCCTAAGGCCTCGCCCTTTAAGATAGAGAATGAAGTGCAATAAAACAGATTACAGAGCATCAAACGGTAACGGACGAACTTTTCAGAACAATGAGATGATATGTGAATTCACAAGTCGATACACAAAGCAAGCATCAAAATGACTACTCACGTGATATGGCGTAGAAATTCACCAAGAGATATCCCCCGCAAATTTGGCAAGGGTTCCCAGCACATGGAGTAGTACACTTTCCTTCAGTGACTGGGACGCCGTCGAGACCATTGGTACAGGCGCAGTAACTCCTGTTAGGATATAACAAAAGCAATGGAAAAGTAACTGAAAGCAGTGTGAGTGTGATGCTTCTACCAGGTTTTACTTTGTAAAAGTAAGTGCTGGCAGTTTTGCAAATATATTATGAAGTCTGGTGAGGGCCACATTTCTCATTTTGGCATTTGTATTATCATGTTAGGCTGGTCCTTTGGATCTCAGCTGTGCGTAGGCCACGCTATCCTTATGGAAGAAATGCAATGTCTTTTTTATTGATAGTAAATCATTGTATTTATACCAGTTGTCATCTTTGTACGTTATCGTCATTAAATTCCTGACTTCGACACTGTTgttttttcattggctgctgacGTAGTTGTTGTGACATCAGTCTATAATCTCCTGGTGACCTTAACGGTGTTGTTTGGAGAGCCATTATCCACCAATTGTTGGCAGCCCGCTTACGTTCTTATCTGGTagcggcctttttttttttaatataattatcaagCTTCAGAATGTGACTTTCCATgactttttttgtatgtttgtttgatgTAAACATGTAACTACTCTGGAATTTtgatttcgtatttttttaaaataactttctttgTCAATAACCGGAAATCCCTTGATAAAACTAGTACCACAAGACAGGAACTCTATCACTGGTACATGTATTTGGAAcaaactgatttatgaaatttattaccaAGGTTTTGTGGTCTGAAAACGGCTCATTTACATAAAGCCATGCTAAATGAAGCAAACAAATTATATCGTCATTAAGCTGTCACATTAATTGCAGGTAAACAGGAACTTATTCAAGTTCTTCGGAACGCCAGagtaaatattgataaaacaaaCGCTGTTAAAACCTTTCATACGAGTATACGCATGATTTCAC includes:
- the LOC136829558 gene encoding uncharacterized protein; amino-acid sequence: MNRWTPGEVSVVPKIHSSPESAEERRSYCACTNGLDGVPVTEGKCTTPCAGNPCQICGGYLLVNFYAISPDMARTPPPDDQCKSSTESTTTASPTTSTTAFSLTTTTPSPGLFDIQPSDTTTTVPPTTTVTNTSETFTDSSPLTSSSTSLTTTDSATTEHLTPTTTTTIENITTTLSSSLTSVPPLDNFTSESLTTVASPSTSTASVSESTNTETSMSTSTMSSSPSITSTVPSTTPNFTTDLFTTSVPEGLMTYTLNSTSTAQSTSTSNASTDTTEPLASNTTESVTTTYAISSITSTSTMQYETITNQSTTILESLTSTTTPTETAATDTVSHPHNQ